A region of Pseudarthrobacter sp. NIBRBAC000502770 DNA encodes the following proteins:
- a CDS encoding PEP/pyruvate-binding domain-containing protein: MSDAFIRPLDSLRATDIPLAGGKGANLGELVRGGFRVPPGFVVTTSAYAAMAGRAGLGRLVEKAVGEGMSTGDSSGQLRAAVQGIGVPEEVREAVARAYDELGGGPVAVRSSATAEDLEGAAFAGQQDTFLNVVGLDAVLDALVGCWASLWTDRAVAYRERAGVDQAGVSIAVVVQRLVPAETAGVLFTADPVTGERGHVFVDAAAGLGEAVVSGMVTPEHWVLGAGGKVLEHLSGGGEAVVRPALPGGTVVEHPPSGAEDAPPLLMPAQLAELASLARSAEEYFGRPQDIEWAISENVVWLVQSRPLTGLPPQPPHLNRIQRKVTGPLFLEMFQTRPYPLDVTGWLRPGILEMLRRMTGSIGVVFPDESELLPQEDGVVVQLVPPLPRPTLRILTAPASVLARARRYDARHWTEDPRLDAFLAEIRRLNAIVLDDLAWSEVTGAAEDALAALAIVADLRVSYLPSAFLPQVSLRLSLMLLGRRNLGPALVAGAPTRTNAANKALEALARQATSDPELSRALVDEPPLSVLHRVRTEDRFTVFRAELEAFLAEYGHRETISVAIASAPTWRDAPETVLGIVRTLLSKGPTETTDRTADALTELCGHPLVRAITPLRRMLTDTVERARAGLAFREDTHFYATMVLPPLRRAFVDLGRRLTHGGVLDTPDDVWHLTYAELAAVTDEDGALPAWVRDTYRPLVQARKEERHRLEPFPLLDPQLLLEDRPATEGALVSGTATSRGRVSGPVRVIHGPNEFGQLAAGEILVCPYTNPSWTPLFQRAAAVVVDTGGPGSHAAIVAREYGIPAVMGTGRGTSVLSNGQHVLVDGSAGAVFRGETA, from the coding sequence ATGTCTGACGCATTTATTCGTCCCCTTGATTCCCTGCGTGCGACGGATATTCCCCTGGCGGGTGGCAAAGGCGCGAACCTCGGGGAGCTCGTGCGGGGAGGGTTTCGTGTCCCTCCGGGCTTTGTCGTCACGACATCCGCCTACGCCGCGATGGCCGGACGCGCGGGACTCGGCAGGCTGGTCGAGAAGGCTGTCGGTGAGGGAATGTCCACCGGCGATTCGTCCGGTCAGCTGCGCGCGGCCGTTCAGGGTATTGGTGTACCGGAGGAGGTCCGGGAGGCGGTCGCGCGTGCCTACGATGAGCTCGGCGGCGGTCCCGTTGCCGTCCGCTCAAGCGCGACCGCCGAAGACCTCGAAGGTGCCGCTTTTGCCGGTCAGCAGGACACCTTCCTCAATGTTGTCGGCCTGGATGCTGTCCTTGATGCGTTGGTCGGCTGCTGGGCATCACTGTGGACAGACCGGGCGGTCGCCTACCGTGAGCGGGCAGGAGTCGACCAGGCTGGCGTGAGCATTGCCGTCGTCGTGCAGCGGCTCGTTCCGGCCGAAACCGCAGGTGTGCTCTTCACGGCGGACCCGGTGACAGGCGAACGCGGCCACGTCTTCGTTGACGCTGCCGCAGGGCTCGGAGAAGCCGTCGTCTCAGGTATGGTCACACCGGAACACTGGGTCCTGGGAGCCGGCGGCAAGGTCCTAGAGCACCTCTCCGGCGGCGGAGAAGCCGTGGTGCGTCCTGCCCTCCCCGGCGGGACTGTTGTCGAGCATCCACCTTCAGGGGCCGAGGACGCCCCGCCGCTCCTGATGCCCGCCCAGCTCGCTGAACTGGCCAGTCTCGCACGCTCGGCCGAAGAGTATTTCGGGCGGCCGCAAGACATCGAGTGGGCCATCTCAGAGAACGTCGTGTGGCTCGTTCAATCCCGCCCACTGACAGGTTTGCCGCCCCAGCCGCCGCACCTGAACCGCATCCAACGCAAGGTCACAGGCCCCCTCTTCCTCGAGATGTTCCAGACGCGGCCGTATCCACTGGACGTCACCGGGTGGCTCCGTCCAGGAATTTTGGAGATGCTCCGCCGGATGACCGGCAGCATCGGCGTCGTCTTCCCCGATGAGTCGGAACTCCTGCCCCAGGAAGACGGCGTCGTCGTCCAACTGGTGCCGCCCCTCCCCCGGCCCACGCTGCGCATCCTCACCGCCCCGGCTTCTGTCCTGGCCCGCGCCCGCCGCTACGACGCCCGACACTGGACAGAAGACCCCCGGCTGGACGCATTCCTCGCCGAAATTCGAAGGCTTAACGCCATCGTCCTGGATGATCTCGCCTGGTCAGAGGTAACAGGCGCCGCGGAAGACGCCCTCGCCGCGCTGGCCATTGTTGCCGATCTGCGGGTCTCCTATCTGCCAAGTGCTTTCCTCCCACAAGTCTCGTTACGGCTATCCCTCATGCTGCTCGGCCGCCGGAACCTCGGGCCGGCCCTCGTCGCCGGCGCCCCGACGCGAACGAACGCTGCCAACAAAGCGCTCGAAGCCCTCGCCCGGCAGGCAACCTCGGACCCGGAACTGTCCCGCGCCCTCGTCGACGAACCACCCCTGTCCGTCCTCCACCGAGTCAGGACCGAAGACCGGTTTACCGTGTTCCGGGCAGAGCTTGAGGCGTTCCTCGCCGAATACGGCCATCGCGAGACCATAAGCGTCGCCATCGCAAGTGCACCCACCTGGCGAGATGCTCCTGAAACCGTCCTCGGCATCGTCCGAACGCTCTTGAGCAAAGGCCCCACCGAAACGACCGACCGGACTGCCGACGCTCTTACGGAGCTGTGCGGGCACCCTCTCGTCCGTGCCATCACCCCGCTGCGGCGCATGTTGACCGATACTGTCGAACGGGCCCGTGCCGGACTGGCCTTCCGTGAAGACACGCATTTCTACGCGACCATGGTCCTCCCACCCCTGCGCCGCGCGTTTGTGGACCTTGGCCGGCGCCTCACTCACGGCGGCGTGCTCGACACCCCCGACGACGTCTGGCACCTCACTTACGCCGAGCTCGCCGCAGTCACAGACGAGGATGGGGCTCTGCCTGCCTGGGTCCGCGACACATACCGGCCGCTCGTCCAGGCTCGCAAGGAAGAACGCCACCGCCTCGAACCTTTTCCGCTGCTCGACCCACAGCTTCTACTCGAAGACCGACCTGCAACGGAAGGCGCCCTTGTATCCGGAACCGCAACCAGCCGCGGACGAGTGTCAGGCCCAGTTCGCGTGATCCACGGGCCCAACGAATTCGGCCAATTGGCCGCCGGCGAGATTCTCGTCTGTCCCTACACCAACCCCTCGTGGACACCCCTGTTCCAGCGCGCCGCCGCTGTGGTGGTCGACACAGGCGGGCCTGGATCGCACGCCGCCATCGTCGCACGCGAGTATGGCATCCCCGCCGTCATGGGAACCGGGAGGGGCACCTCAGTCCTCAGCAACGGGCAACACGTCCTCGTCGACGGCTCGGCTGGCGCTGTATTCCGCGGAGAAACAGCGTGA
- a CDS encoding ABC transporter permease produces MSTTAERAKVPARTPDPTTGPHTPWPHALRTALLAAVAVCIVLLAFAWPSVTAKVQNLPVAAVGSPEQVSQIISNAPAGALDVRTASSRDEAVALIKHRQVYGAIVLGTSPEILIASAGSPVASQALTQMAAQMQSQIQAQVITKLQAALAQAAQAAQAAAKGQTPVNGQPAQTQQGAQAAAIPQVAVTDVVPLSPDDARGTGLAVAGLPLAMGGMIGGVLISLLVSGTWRRLGAILTYGATAGLALAGILQDWFHTLQGSFWANAGAIGLGIVATAAIIVGLNALIGKAGIAVGAVITLFIGNPLSSLTQPKEFLPAPWGDVGQWLVPGATGTLLRDLSYFPDTSTAFPWLVLTGWAVAGAALIAFGHFRNAPAIADI; encoded by the coding sequence ATGTCCACGACAGCTGAACGCGCCAAGGTTCCGGCACGGACACCCGATCCAACAACGGGTCCCCACACGCCGTGGCCGCATGCCCTGCGCACAGCCTTGCTCGCAGCGGTTGCTGTCTGCATAGTTTTGTTGGCTTTCGCGTGGCCGAGTGTCACGGCGAAGGTTCAGAACCTGCCTGTCGCCGCCGTTGGCAGTCCAGAGCAGGTCTCCCAAATCATCTCGAACGCTCCGGCAGGGGCATTGGATGTGCGCACGGCTTCGAGCCGCGACGAGGCAGTTGCGCTCATCAAGCACCGGCAGGTCTACGGTGCCATCGTTCTCGGCACCTCGCCCGAGATCCTTATCGCCAGCGCCGGAAGTCCTGTCGCATCGCAGGCCCTGACCCAAATGGCCGCCCAGATGCAGTCGCAGATCCAGGCCCAGGTCATTACCAAACTCCAGGCTGCACTGGCCCAAGCCGCACAGGCCGCGCAGGCGGCTGCGAAAGGACAAACACCCGTGAACGGGCAACCGGCCCAGACCCAGCAGGGCGCCCAGGCCGCCGCGATCCCCCAGGTGGCCGTGACCGACGTCGTGCCCCTCTCCCCTGACGACGCCCGCGGCACCGGACTCGCCGTCGCCGGTCTGCCACTCGCTATGGGCGGCATGATCGGCGGCGTGCTCATCTCACTGCTCGTCTCAGGCACATGGCGCCGGCTCGGAGCGATCCTCACCTACGGCGCCACCGCAGGGCTCGCACTTGCCGGCATCCTGCAGGACTGGTTCCACACCCTCCAAGGCAGCTTCTGGGCCAACGCGGGTGCCATCGGGCTGGGAATTGTCGCTACAGCGGCGATCATCGTCGGCCTGAACGCGCTTATCGGGAAGGCCGGCATCGCGGTGGGCGCGGTCATCACCCTATTCATCGGCAACCCGCTCTCCTCCCTGACCCAGCCCAAAGAGTTCCTCCCCGCACCATGGGGAGATGTGGGCCAGTGGCTGGTCCCGGGCGCCACCGGGACGCTGCTGCGCGATCTCTCCTACTTCCCCGACACATCCACAGCCTTCCCGTGGCTCGTGCTAACCGGATGGGCCGTAGCCGGGGCAGCCCTCATCGCTTTCGGCCACTTCCGAAACGCCCCCGCCATCGCGGACATCTAA
- a CDS encoding TetR/AcrR family transcriptional regulator, with the protein MRERIQQAALACVAEKGLSNVSMGDIIAEAGLSAGAVYVYYRSKEELIVDAGRRVFEERMEALEQLTGHDSVPPPAEAVVALMSSLMQMDFFPGVAVQVWGEAVRNDKLGAVARDILAQIRSRIEHYLEAWLRTSHPPEDAASQARRLAPAVMGLIQGYAIQSALGAEGAGPAYLESARTLLAGL; encoded by the coding sequence ATGCGGGAGCGCATCCAGCAGGCCGCCTTGGCATGCGTGGCGGAGAAGGGCCTGTCGAACGTCTCGATGGGGGACATCATCGCCGAAGCCGGCCTCTCGGCCGGTGCTGTCTACGTTTATTACCGCAGTAAAGAGGAACTGATTGTCGACGCCGGCCGACGGGTCTTCGAAGAACGCATGGAGGCCCTCGAACAACTAACCGGCCATGATTCGGTCCCGCCGCCTGCGGAGGCAGTGGTGGCGCTCATGTCCAGTCTGATGCAGATGGACTTCTTTCCGGGCGTCGCGGTGCAGGTGTGGGGTGAGGCCGTCCGGAACGACAAGTTAGGCGCGGTCGCAAGGGACATTCTCGCCCAAATCCGCAGCCGCATCGAACACTATCTCGAGGCATGGCTGCGTACATCCCACCCTCCGGAGGATGCTGCCTCACAGGCGCGCCGCCTCGCCCCCGCCGTCATGGGACTGATACAGGGCTATGCCATTCAATCTGCCCTCGGAGCAGAAGGAGCAGGGCCGGCCTACCTCGAGTCCGCCCGAACTCTCCTCGCCGGCCTGTAA
- a CDS encoding PAS and ANTAR domain-containing protein: MSTGLTEWSEGMYLIHGYTKGEVVPTVELVLSHKHPQDRDAARQLIQTLTREGGQGSNFHRILDSKGHEHRVLTVAEADRDETGKVSAIHGLTIDLTRAIAVESGRAAAEALVNAYATRGIIEQAKGIIMGYFNVSPSEAFDRLAEQSQNTNIKVAILAAQLVAAAEELCIHEVLGQWPTPRAARQGRGRPTTPLEPGL, encoded by the coding sequence ATGAGTACCGGCCTGACTGAGTGGTCCGAGGGCATGTACCTCATCCACGGATATACCAAGGGTGAGGTCGTGCCCACTGTAGAGCTCGTTCTCTCCCACAAGCACCCGCAGGACCGGGACGCGGCACGCCAACTCATTCAAACCCTCACCCGTGAGGGCGGCCAAGGTTCGAACTTTCACAGGATCTTGGACAGCAAGGGCCATGAACACCGCGTCCTGACCGTCGCAGAGGCGGACCGGGACGAAACCGGGAAAGTTTCGGCCATTCATGGTCTGACCATCGACCTGACCCGCGCGATCGCCGTCGAGAGCGGACGTGCCGCCGCGGAGGCCCTTGTCAACGCCTACGCCACCCGCGGCATTATCGAACAAGCCAAAGGCATCATCATGGGTTACTTCAACGTCAGCCCCAGCGAGGCCTTCGACCGGCTCGCCGAACAAAGCCAAAACACCAACATCAAAGTCGCAATCCTCGCCGCCCAACTGGTGGCGGCGGCCGAGGAGCTCTGCATCCACGAAGTACTGGGCCAATGGCCGACCCCGCGAGCAGCGCGACAGGGCCGTGGGAGACCCACCACCCCGCTTGAACCAGGGCTCTAG
- a CDS encoding Abi family protein, giving the protein MEYTKEFKERDELLQQLEDRGLAVPDRDAALNFLTRVGYFRSGAYRYVFRRLLPADQINERLHQYRSDDYIPDASIEHVMKLEAFDFKLARICQEGLLEFEVRLRAAIAHTLASKDVAAHASKQFLDPQSCDRPAGEKTKFEAWSKTWREAVASAAEDEDFLKHHLLKYPEQDVPIWAVTEVLSFGSLPFLYELMQTPDAREVARMFGFNHPSRFGAVVRMMVDFRNACAHGSRLFNRAFKRSLSLGKHDTAGTLLEHLLEPGFTRTPKANRRL; this is encoded by the coding sequence GTGGAGTATACGAAGGAATTCAAAGAGCGCGACGAGCTGCTTCAACAACTCGAAGACCGTGGCCTCGCCGTTCCTGACCGCGATGCAGCCCTGAACTTCCTCACCCGCGTTGGCTACTTCCGCTCCGGCGCGTACAGATACGTCTTCCGTCGCCTGCTCCCGGCGGACCAGATTAACGAACGGCTGCACCAGTACCGCTCGGACGATTACATCCCTGACGCGAGCATTGAGCACGTCATGAAGTTAGAAGCATTCGACTTCAAGCTGGCTCGGATCTGCCAGGAAGGCCTGCTGGAATTCGAAGTCCGGTTGAGGGCAGCTATCGCCCACACGCTGGCTTCGAAGGACGTTGCAGCTCATGCCTCTAAGCAATTTCTTGATCCGCAAAGCTGCGATAGGCCCGCGGGTGAGAAAACGAAGTTTGAAGCATGGTCTAAGACGTGGAGGGAAGCTGTAGCGTCCGCTGCGGAGGATGAAGACTTCCTTAAGCACCACCTGTTGAAGTATCCAGAGCAGGATGTGCCCATCTGGGCCGTCACCGAAGTTTTGAGCTTCGGAAGTCTTCCGTTCCTCTATGAACTCATGCAGACCCCGGACGCGCGTGAGGTGGCCCGGATGTTCGGGTTTAACCACCCCAGCCGTTTCGGCGCTGTGGTGCGTATGATGGTGGACTTTCGCAACGCATGTGCACACGGATCGCGGCTCTTCAACCGAGCTTTCAAAAGATCACTTTCCCTGGGCAAGCACGACACCGCGGGAACGCTGCTAGAGCACTTGCTCGAGCCCGGCTTCACGAGAACCCCCAAAGCAAACCGCAGGCTCTAA